CACGGCTTCCAACATTTTTTCTCCCCGTCGCATCCCAGCCAATTCATCTTCAGCTGTTGCTTCTAACGCCAGTCGGAAAGTTTCTGCATCGCTGTTTAGGAAGCGCAAGGGAGCATAGAGAAACCTCCCTATGGGCTGATCGATTCTCTTTTTGGCAATTTCACGTGCTGTTCCCCAATCGGTTTCGGCTGCATCCAATACGCGCTCGACGATTTGTCTTTCTTGGTTCAATATCCGCAACCAGAACCACAAACGCTCAAAAATGACACTTAAAGATAGAATCGATAGGGCAAGCAATGGCCACATTGCCGGACCGCCCTTTTTAAACAAATCTAAGATATCCACAGTTTTCGCCTCCTCCATCCAAAGATAATGTATCTATCCCAAAGCACTTTTATTTTAGAGATTAATGTACAAATTCAATAACTTGTTGTTAACATCAGTAATTAGTAGTCATATGCCATGTAGCATATTCCAGACCAAGTAGGGCGGTTATTCCCACAGGAAGTTTAGGGCATATCCTGCCAGAATTAAAGGTAACTGGAGGATAAAAAAATGAACTTTTCCATTCAATCAATTTATAGCTGGTATCGCAACACACTACGTAATCCTAAGTATCGTTGGTGGATTGTTTTAGGAACAATACTTTACGTTGTCAGCCCATTTGATATTGCTCCTGACTTCATTCCGGTTTTGGGAGAACTGGATGATGTAGTGATTTTAACCCTACTGGTTTCCGAGGTATCCCAAATATTGATAGAAAGCTTTAAAGCCCGTCAGGTTAAAGATGGCGTTCAAGCAGCTAGTACGCCAGAAAATTCTACTTCCACTGCAGAAACCATTGATATCGATGCTGTTTCTGTTAAATAGTGCCTGTTATAGGGTAAAATTTTATAACCCTTCCTTGGACTTCTGCTTGGAAAAGCATTTATCGGGGAGGGATATTTTTTTGTCACTGGACGACAAGGCATTATCGCTATAGATTATGCAAGAGTATAATCATGGAGATGCCCATCGCCCTATGAACAAGCGCCAAATTATCGGACTATTGCCTGCGGGTGGACAAGCAAAGCGAATTTCTCCTTTACCAGTGAGTAAAGAGTTATATCCCATTGGCTTTCAAGACTTTGGGAACCAACAGGATTGGCGACCAAAAGTCGTTTCTCAATACTTGCTAGAAAAAATGCAACTAGCAAGTATTGACAAGGCATATTTTATACTGCGCCCTGGTAAGTGGGATATTCCGGCATATTTTGGTGATGGCACGATACTTTCCATGAACTTGGGTTACTTGATAATGGGTTTACCATATGGAGTCCCTTTTACCTTGGATCAAGCGTATCCGTTTGTTCAAGACGCCATAATTGCTCTAGGCTTTCCTGATATTTTGTTTCAACCGGAAGACGCTTTTACACGCATACTCTCGCGTTTGGAAATGAGCGGTGCGGATGTCGTCTTAGGATTATTTCCAACTCATCAACCTCATAAAGCGGGAATGGTTGACTTTGACGATATGGGTAGAGTTTATCTTATAGTCGAAAAACCCAAGCGATCGCAATTGCGTTATATGTGGGGTATTGCAGTTTGGACACCAGCTTTCACGTTATTTTTACACGAGTACCTTATACCTCTTAAGGCGAAAAGTAACCTTTTGTCACAGCTACCAGAAATACCTATTGGCGATATTATTCAATCTGCTATTGAAAAAGGTTTTCACGTGGAAGCAGAAGTCTTTTCCGATGGAACGTATTTAGATATAGGAACACCAGAGGATTTAGTCAAAGCCGTACATAAATTTAGCACTTTTAAGTAACTGGAATAAAGGCTGGGCATGGGGCAAAGCAAAAACTTGAGAGTATTTCCCCCTTTTTAAGGGGGTTAGGGGGATCGATAAGTTGAAAAATCGGCTTCAACCAACAATTAAAACCTGATACGAGTAAGTTATATTTTTCTTCCGCAAGTGGATAAGCACAGTAGAGGCGGCTTTAATAAAACCGCCTCACATTTTATGACAGAAGAAGTTGCTGTAATTGATCTAGGGAGTTTACGGTTTTGACTGCCCGTTGAATGCTCTTTAACTGTTGCAGCTCGGTAATCTGAGAGATTTGTGGTATCAATTGTAATCCCTCAGTCCCAAATTTGATTTCTAAATCTAGTTCAATCCCAGATATAATTCCTTTACGTTC
This genomic interval from Scytonema hofmannii PCC 7110 contains the following:
- a CDS encoding YkvA family protein, which codes for MNFSIQSIYSWYRNTLRNPKYRWWIVLGTILYVVSPFDIAPDFIPVLGELDDVVILTLLVSEVSQILIESFKARQVKDGVQAASTPENSTSTAETIDIDAVSVK
- a CDS encoding sugar phosphate nucleotidyltransferase; its protein translation is MNKRQIIGLLPAGGQAKRISPLPVSKELYPIGFQDFGNQQDWRPKVVSQYLLEKMQLASIDKAYFILRPGKWDIPAYFGDGTILSMNLGYLIMGLPYGVPFTLDQAYPFVQDAIIALGFPDILFQPEDAFTRILSRLEMSGADVVLGLFPTHQPHKAGMVDFDDMGRVYLIVEKPKRSQLRYMWGIAVWTPAFTLFLHEYLIPLKAKSNLLSQLPEIPIGDIIQSAIEKGFHVEAEVFSDGTYLDIGTPEDLVKAVHKFSTFK